One Yoonia sp. BS5-3 genomic window carries:
- a CDS encoding MFS transporter, which translates to MTTQPGYLRFIRENLPFLGTGVLLSFLSSFGQTFFIAIFGGEVREAYGLSNGDWGMIYMIGTGASALVMVFAGGLADRFRVRTLGIAVILLLAGACLLMAFNATAALLPFVIFALRFTGQGMTSHVATVAMARWFVATRGRALAVAAFGFMFAEATLPLTMVWLKSFIDWRTLWMCFAGFCVLACILLHRLLRLERTPQAMSDNSQSTGMEGKHWTRSDALRHPLFWAMIPAVMSFSGFATAFWFHQAHFAEIKGWSHLALVSVFPLGTTALALSTIGYGWAIDRFGAIRLLRIYLLPLVIAFVLHWYAPSLVWTGLAVILMGIAGGGQATLLNACWAEFYGTQHLGAIKSAAAALMVLGSAIGPGLSGWLIDIGVGFETQQLGYAAVFAFAALLLIKPTQMAARALAVPT; encoded by the coding sequence GGAACAGGTGTGCTGTTGTCGTTCCTGTCCAGTTTTGGGCAGACGTTTTTCATCGCCATTTTCGGCGGCGAAGTACGTGAAGCATATGGTCTGTCCAACGGTGATTGGGGCATGATCTATATGATCGGTACCGGCGCGTCCGCGCTTGTGATGGTCTTTGCCGGAGGGCTGGCCGACCGGTTTCGGGTTCGTACATTGGGTATCGCGGTAATCTTGTTATTGGCGGGCGCCTGCCTGTTGATGGCATTCAATGCAACAGCAGCCCTTTTGCCCTTTGTCATCTTTGCGCTTCGATTCACAGGGCAAGGCATGACAAGCCATGTCGCAACTGTCGCGATGGCCCGGTGGTTCGTGGCAACCCGCGGGCGTGCGCTTGCGGTCGCAGCTTTTGGTTTCATGTTTGCAGAAGCAACACTGCCATTGACGATGGTTTGGCTGAAATCCTTTATCGACTGGCGAACACTTTGGATGTGTTTTGCTGGTTTCTGCGTTCTTGCCTGTATTCTGCTACATCGCCTGCTTCGCTTGGAACGCACACCCCAAGCCATGTCGGACAACAGTCAATCAACCGGTATGGAAGGCAAACACTGGACCCGTAGCGACGCCCTGCGCCATCCACTTTTCTGGGCGATGATCCCAGCCGTGATGTCTTTCTCTGGGTTTGCGACAGCCTTTTGGTTTCACCAGGCGCATTTTGCCGAAATCAAGGGATGGTCTCATCTGGCGCTTGTGTCCGTATTTCCCCTTGGGACGACCGCTTTGGCATTGTCGACAATCGGATATGGTTGGGCCATTGACCGGTTCGGCGCCATTCGCCTTTTGCGTATTTATCTGCTGCCGCTGGTAATCGCATTTGTTTTGCACTGGTATGCCCCATCGCTGGTCTGGACCGGTTTGGCTGTTATCTTGATGGGCATCGCGGGCGGCGGACAAGCTACTTTGCTAAACGCCTGTTGGGCAGAATTCTACGGAACGCAACATTTGGGCGCGATCAAATCGGCGGCAGCAGCATTAATGGTGCTTGGGTCGGCGATTGGACCGGGGCTAAGCGGTTGGTTAATCGACATCGGTGTCGGATTTGAAACCCAGCAACTTGGCTATGCCGCCGTTTTTGCATTTGCCGCATTGCTACTGATTAAACCAACCCAAATGGCGGCCAGAGCTTTAGCGGTTCCGACGTAG
- a CDS encoding Smr/MutS family protein, with amino-acid sequence MRRPRHLSAEERALWDRVAERTTPIDPKPSLPEKPKTPAQTKPLTKEPAPRFVVGEKASVHRAHDILPEIADRLGRTPINMDHKSFGRMKRGKLSPEARIDLHGMTLAEAHPELVGFILQSQAAGRRLVLVITGKGKDRDDGGPIPTRYGVLRHQVPRWLALAPLAPTILQVTPAHQKHGGDGAYYVYLRRNR; translated from the coding sequence ATGCGAAGGCCACGACACTTATCGGCGGAAGAACGCGCGCTTTGGGACCGTGTCGCAGAACGGACGACTCCAATCGACCCTAAGCCATCCTTACCAGAAAAGCCGAAAACACCTGCGCAAACGAAACCACTCACCAAAGAACCAGCACCCCGCTTTGTGGTCGGTGAAAAGGCTTCGGTACACCGGGCGCATGATATCCTACCCGAAATTGCAGACCGCCTCGGTCGCACGCCGATCAATATGGACCACAAGTCATTTGGGCGGATGAAACGGGGGAAACTGTCGCCTGAGGCGCGGATCGATCTTCATGGCATGACATTGGCGGAAGCACATCCCGAACTTGTCGGGTTTATTTTACAGTCGCAGGCTGCGGGTCGACGGCTCGTCCTGGTGATTACAGGTAAGGGCAAGGATCGTGATGATGGTGGTCCTATTCCAACCCGATATGGTGTCTTGCGACACCAAGTTCCAAGATGGCTTGCCTTGGCGCCTTTGGCCCCGACGATTTTGCAAGTTACGCCTGCCCATCAAAAGCATGGCGGCGATGGGGCCTACTACGTGTATCTACGTCGGAACCGCTAA